Proteins from a single region of Sphingomonas morindae:
- the hslV gene encoding ATP-dependent protease subunit HslV, whose translation MHEDKIGWHGTTILSVRRQGKVVIAGDGQVSMGNTVMKPNARKVRRLGDGSVIGGFAGATADAFTLFERLEAKLERHAGQLMRAAVELAKDWRTDKYLRNLEALMIVADKDVTLILTGNGDVLEPEAGIAAIGSGGNYALAAARALADYEPDAETIARKAMAIAAEVCVFTNDRLTLETLDSAQ comes from the coding sequence ATGCACGAGGACAAGATCGGCTGGCACGGAACGACGATCCTCTCGGTCCGCCGCCAGGGCAAGGTGGTGATCGCGGGCGACGGCCAGGTCAGCATGGGCAATACGGTGATGAAGCCGAACGCGCGCAAGGTGCGCCGGCTCGGCGACGGATCGGTGATCGGCGGCTTCGCCGGCGCCACCGCCGATGCCTTCACGCTGTTCGAACGGCTGGAGGCCAAGCTGGAGCGGCACGCCGGCCAGCTGATGCGCGCCGCCGTCGAGCTTGCCAAGGATTGGCGCACGGACAAGTATCTCCGCAACCTCGAGGCGCTGATGATCGTCGCCGACAAGGATGTGACGCTGATCCTCACCGGCAATGGCGATGTGCTGGAACCCGAGGCCGGGATCGCCGCGATCGGCTCGGGCGGCAATTATGCGCTCGCCGCCGCGCGCGCGCTCGCGGACTACGAACCCGACGCGGAGACGATCGCGCGCAAGGCGATGGCGATCGCCGCCGAAGTCTGCGTGTTCACCAATGATCGGCTGACGCTCGAGACGCTCGACTCCGCCCAGTGA
- a CDS encoding Ppx/GppA phosphatase family protein, producing the protein MANVADARPRAGRARHGGRGAAPQVKRRGEERGQARPTYAALDLGTNNCRLLIARPAGEGFVIIDAFSRIVRLGEGLATTGRLSDAAIERAIAALGVCADKLRRRNVTLVRSVATEACRRATNGPAFVARVHDETGIRLDVIDAGEEARLAVLGCQALLPQGDGPALIFDIGGGSTELVLVETRDGRAHILDWFSAPWGVVSLTEAEGGHGLASASAQRTVYERMHRRVADAFADFAATLPRPDRPPRLLGTSGTVTTLASVHLGLPAYDRRAVDGLVVPAASMRGISTRLSNMTLAERSTLPCIGGERADLVVAGCAILEAILDLWPADRLGVADRGIREGILRSLMARDGVLA; encoded by the coding sequence ATGGCGAATGTCGCCGATGCACGGCCGCGTGCCGGGCGTGCGCGCCACGGCGGGCGGGGAGCGGCGCCGCAGGTCAAGCGGCGCGGCGAGGAGCGCGGTCAGGCGCGGCCCACTTATGCCGCGCTCGATCTCGGCACCAATAATTGCCGGCTGCTGATCGCGCGCCCGGCCGGCGAGGGCTTTGTCATCATCGATGCCTTTTCGCGCATCGTGCGGCTGGGCGAAGGGCTGGCGACGACCGGGCGGCTTTCAGATGCGGCGATCGAGCGCGCCATCGCGGCGCTGGGCGTGTGCGCGGACAAGCTGCGCCGGCGCAACGTCACTCTGGTCCGCTCGGTCGCGACCGAGGCGTGTCGCCGCGCCACCAACGGCCCGGCCTTCGTGGCGCGCGTGCATGACGAGACGGGGATCAGGCTGGACGTGATCGATGCCGGCGAGGAGGCGCGGCTCGCGGTGCTCGGCTGCCAGGCGCTGCTGCCCCAGGGCGACGGCCCGGCGCTGATCTTCGACATTGGCGGCGGTTCGACCGAGCTGGTGCTGGTCGAGACGCGCGACGGCCGCGCCCATATCCTCGACTGGTTCTCGGCGCCCTGGGGCGTGGTGTCGCTGACCGAGGCGGAAGGCGGCCATGGCCTCGCCAGCGCCAGCGCGCAGCGCACCGTCTATGAGCGCATGCACCGCCGCGTCGCCGACGCCTTCGCCGATTTCGCCGCCACCCTGCCCCGGCCCGATCGGCCGCCGCGCCTGCTCGGCACCAGCGGCACCGTCACCACGCTCGCCAGCGTCCATCTCGGCCTGCCCGCCTATGATCGCCGCGCGGTCGACGGGCTGGTGGTGCCCGCCGCGTCGATGCGCGGCATCAGCACGAGACTTTCCAACATGACGCTCGCCGAACGCTCCACCCTTCCCTGCATCGGCGGCGAACGCGCCGATCTGGTCGTCGCGGGATGCGCGATCCTCGAGGCGATCCTCGATCTCTGGCCGGCGGATCGGCTCGGGGTGGCGGATCGCGGCATCCGCGAGGGGATCTTGCGCTCGCTGATGGCGCGCGACGGGGTGCTGGCATGA
- a CDS encoding putative bifunctional diguanylate cyclase/phosphodiesterase, which translates to MLHALPMPAAIVRREEGALGVIARNTAFVALERSGSIGSVVLRPGSPIATATAALLDRDGDPLGRQDFRWRDGDVVAGRHFQVHLAPFGLASGDRACLLSLIDRTAEVESARSLRAELAHDSLTGLPNRSAFAEAVEDVVGGAGPHAVLLVDLARFSRINESLGVMAGDEVIITVARRLLSTLRTGDLLARVGGDEFGMLLQLDRGADDAMAAARRIREVLAAPFRLSGFEIGLECAIGMALLTESVESGEELVRHAQLALKRAKQSGLEEIHQPGEAACARYRLDLETELRRAIAQEALSLAFQPLIHLGRDQLVGFEALARWRHAERGPIDPSEFIPVAEETGLIVPLGRWAMNQAVATLAAWDKAVGKSLPLSVSVNVSAIQLARDDVPALVASALAAHDVAGERLTIELTESAIVQDPERATAAFRALKALDVRIAMDDFGTGYSSLSSLRRLPIDILKIDRSFVTGMLGDRDKVAIVRAVLSLADALGKKTTAEGVETAELSHMLAALGCTQGQGYLYAPPLPEAEALAYLKARL; encoded by the coding sequence ATGCTCCACGCGCTTCCTATGCCGGCGGCGATCGTGCGGCGCGAGGAGGGCGCGTTAGGCGTCATCGCGCGCAACACGGCCTTCGTCGCCCTGGAGCGGAGCGGATCGATCGGCAGCGTCGTGCTGCGCCCCGGCTCGCCCATCGCCACCGCCACCGCCGCGCTGCTCGATCGCGATGGCGATCCGCTGGGCCGGCAGGATTTCCGCTGGCGGGACGGCGATGTCGTCGCCGGCCGCCACTTCCAGGTCCATCTCGCGCCCTTCGGCCTCGCCAGCGGCGATCGTGCCTGTCTCCTCTCGCTGATCGATCGCACCGCCGAGGTGGAAAGCGCGCGCTCGCTGCGCGCCGAACTCGCGCATGACAGCCTCACCGGCCTGCCCAACCGTTCGGCCTTCGCCGAGGCGGTGGAGGATGTGGTGGGCGGGGCGGGGCCGCACGCGGTGCTTCTCGTCGATCTCGCGCGCTTCAGCCGCATCAACGAGAGCCTGGGCGTGATGGCCGGCGACGAGGTGATCATCACCGTCGCGCGGCGGCTGCTGTCCACGCTGCGCACGGGCGATCTGCTCGCGCGCGTCGGCGGCGACGAGTTCGGCATGCTGCTCCAGCTCGATCGCGGCGCCGACGACGCCATGGCCGCCGCGCGCCGCATCCGCGAGGTGCTCGCCGCGCCCTTCCGCCTGTCGGGGTTCGAGATCGGCCTCGAATGCGCCATCGGCATGGCGCTGCTCACCGAGAGCGTGGAGAGCGGCGAGGAGCTGGTGCGCCACGCCCAGCTCGCGCTCAAGCGTGCCAAGCAAAGCGGGCTGGAGGAAATCCACCAGCCCGGCGAGGCCGCCTGCGCCCGCTATCGGCTCGATCTGGAAACCGAGCTGCGCCGCGCCATCGCGCAGGAGGCGCTGAGCCTCGCCTTCCAGCCGCTGATCCATCTCGGCCGCGACCAGCTGGTCGGCTTCGAGGCGCTGGCGCGCTGGCGCCATGCCGAACGCGGGCCGATCGATCCTTCCGAATTCATCCCCGTCGCCGAGGAGACGGGGCTGATCGTCCCGCTCGGGCGCTGGGCGATGAACCAGGCGGTGGCGACGCTCGCCGCCTGGGACAAGGCGGTGGGCAAGAGCCTGCCGCTGTCGGTCTCGGTCAATGTGTCGGCCATCCAGCTCGCGCGCGACGATGTGCCCGCTCTGGTCGCCTCCGCGCTCGCCGCGCACGACGTGGCGGGCGAGCGGCTGACGATCGAGCTTACCGAGAGCGCGATCGTGCAGGATCCGGAACGCGCCACCGCCGCCTTCCGCGCGCTCAAGGCGCTCGACGTGCGGATCGCCATGGACGATTTCGGCACCGGCTATTCCAGCCTCTCCTCGCTGCGCCGCCTGCCGATCGACATTCTCAAGATCGATCGCAGCTTCGTCACCGGCATGCTCGGCGATCGCGACAAGGTGGCGATCGTCCGCGCGGTGCTGAGCCTGGCCGACGCGCTGGGCAAGAAGACGACCGCCGAGGGTGTCGAGACCGCCGAACTCTCGCATATGCTCGCGGCGCTGGGATGCACCCAGGGCCAGGGCTATCTCTACGCGCCGCCGCTCCCCGAGGCCGAAGCCCTCGCCTATCTGAAGGCGCGGCTCTAG
- a CDS encoding PilZ domain-containing protein, which yields MRIEMFGSETLPISQAPEDRRAAQRHATSIAAVVETHDGIALAAEIANLSRTGFCARCALSLPRGARVKVRVGDAIRRRPAEVIWQFGQEIGCRFVTPLPQKLLATLIDG from the coding sequence ATGCGTATCGAAATGTTCGGCTCGGAGACCCTCCCGATCAGCCAGGCCCCGGAAGACCGGCGGGCCGCGCAGCGCCATGCCACCAGCATCGCCGCCGTGGTCGAGACGCATGACGGCATCGCGCTCGCCGCCGAAATCGCCAATCTTTCGCGCACCGGCTTCTGCGCGCGCTGCGCGCTGTCGCTGCCGCGCGGTGCGCGCGTGAAGGTGCGCGTGGGCGACGCCATCCGCCGCCGGCCGGCCGAGGTGATCTGGCAGTTCGGACAGGAAATCGGCTGCCGCTTCGTCACGCCGCTGCCGCAAAAGCTGCTCGCCACGCTGATCGACGGCTGA
- the parC gene encoding DNA topoisomerase IV subunit A, whose translation MPPSDSLAPVDTPFDEALSQRYLVYALSTITARSLPDVRDGLKPVHRRLLWAMRLLRLDPASAYKKCARVVGDTIGKYHPHGDQSVYDAMVRLAQTFSLRYPLVDGQGNFGNVDGDNAAAYRYTEARLTPTAVELMAGLDEGTVGFRPTYNGEEEEPEVFPGLFPNLLANGASGIAVGMATAIPPHNAAELIDAAIHLIDKPEADTAALLAFVQGPDFPTGGVIVDSPAAIREAYETGRGAFRTRARFAEPEKLAGGQWQLVITEIPFQVPKAKLIEQIAALVTEKKLPILADVRDESDEAIRIVLEPRSRTVDPQTLIDSLYRLTDLEIRVPLNLNVLDASRTPRVMSLAAALGAYVSHQIAVLIARSRHRLAKIDDRIELLDGFLIAYLNLDRVIEIIRQEDEPKPVMIAEFGLTDRQAEAILNMRLRSLRRLEEMEISREREGLARERAGLVALLDPETGPKLQKQRLKKDLRELRKRYAPDTAIGARRTTVAEAAPTREIPLEAMIDREPITVILSRRGWIRALSGHRDLAAADTLKFKEGDGPLFAFHAQTTDRLLLVSAQGRVFTLAADKLPGGRGFGEPVRLMVDLEGEGAPIALLPAARGAGGQLLVATSDGRGFLATMADVIAETRKGRQLVNLRPGAELKLVRPVPPGADTLAVIGDNRKLVVFPLAELPVMARGSGVQLQRYRDGGLSDAIAMRLEDGLSWPMGGGSGRIRTETDLTPWRTARGAGGRMAPNGFPRDNRFSASVPSAEESKN comes from the coding sequence ATGCCCCCATCCGACAGCCTCGCTCCCGTCGATACTCCGTTCGACGAGGCGCTTTCGCAACGCTATCTCGTCTACGCGCTCTCCACCATCACCGCGCGCTCGCTGCCCGATGTGCGCGACGGGCTGAAGCCGGTGCATCGCCGCCTCCTTTGGGCGATGCGGCTGCTGCGGCTCGATCCCGCCTCCGCCTACAAGAAATGCGCGCGCGTGGTGGGCGACACGATCGGCAAATATCATCCGCATGGCGATCAGTCGGTCTATGACGCGATGGTCCGGCTCGCCCAGACTTTTTCGCTGCGCTATCCGCTCGTCGACGGGCAGGGCAATTTCGGCAATGTCGATGGCGATAACGCCGCCGCCTACCGTTATACCGAGGCGCGGCTGACGCCCACGGCGGTCGAGCTGATGGCGGGGCTGGACGAAGGCACGGTCGGCTTCCGCCCCACCTATAATGGCGAAGAGGAGGAGCCCGAGGTTTTCCCCGGCCTCTTCCCCAATCTGCTCGCCAATGGCGCGAGCGGCATCGCCGTCGGCATGGCCACCGCCATTCCGCCGCACAATGCCGCCGAGCTGATCGACGCCGCCATCCACCTGATCGACAAGCCCGAGGCGGACACCGCCGCGCTGCTCGCCTTTGTCCAGGGGCCCGACTTCCCGACCGGCGGCGTGATCGTCGATTCGCCGGCGGCGATCCGCGAGGCCTATGAGACGGGGCGCGGCGCCTTCCGCACGCGCGCGCGCTTCGCCGAGCCGGAGAAGCTGGCCGGCGGCCAGTGGCAGCTGGTCATCACCGAAATCCCCTTCCAGGTGCCCAAGGCCAAGCTGATCGAGCAGATCGCCGCGCTCGTCACCGAGAAGAAGCTGCCGATCCTCGCCGATGTGCGCGACGAGAGCGACGAGGCGATCCGCATCGTGCTCGAGCCGCGCAGCCGCACGGTCGATCCGCAGACGCTGATCGACAGCCTGTACCGGCTCACCGATCTCGAGATCCGCGTGCCGCTCAACCTCAACGTGCTCGACGCCAGCCGCACGCCGCGCGTGATGAGCCTGGCGGCCGCGCTGGGCGCCTATGTGAGCCACCAGATCGCGGTGCTGATCGCGCGATCGCGCCACCGGCTCGCCAAGATCGACGACCGGATCGAGCTGCTCGACGGTTTCCTGATCGCCTATCTCAATCTCGACCGGGTGATCGAGATCATCCGCCAAGAGGACGAGCCCAAGCCGGTGATGATCGCCGAATTCGGGCTGACCGACCGCCAGGCCGAGGCGATCCTCAACATGCGGCTGCGCTCGCTCCGCCGGCTCGAGGAGATGGAGATCAGCCGCGAGCGCGAGGGGCTGGCGCGCGAGCGCGCCGGGCTGGTCGCGCTGCTCGATCCCGAGACCGGGCCCAAGCTTCAGAAGCAGCGGCTCAAGAAGGATCTGCGCGAGCTTCGCAAACGCTATGCGCCCGACACCGCGATCGGCGCCCGCCGCACCACCGTGGCCGAGGCGGCGCCGACGCGCGAGATCCCGCTCGAGGCGATGATCGATCGCGAGCCGATCACCGTCATCCTCTCGCGGCGCGGCTGGATCCGCGCGCTCTCCGGCCATCGCGATCTCGCCGCCGCCGATACGCTCAAGTTCAAGGAGGGCGACGGCCCGCTCTTCGCCTTCCACGCGCAGACCACCGATCGCCTGCTGCTCGTCTCGGCGCAGGGCCGCGTCTTCACGCTCGCCGCCGACAAGCTGCCGGGCGGGCGCGGCTTTGGCGAACCGGTGCGGCTGATGGTGGATCTGGAAGGCGAGGGCGCGCCGATCGCGCTGCTGCCGGCGGCGCGCGGGGCGGGCGGCCAGCTTCTGGTCGCCACCTCGGACGGGCGCGGCTTCCTCGCCACCATGGCCGATGTCATCGCCGAGACGCGCAAGGGGCGGCAGCTCGTCAATCTGCGGCCGGGCGCGGAACTTAAACTCGTGCGGCCGGTGCCGCCCGGCGCGGACACGCTGGCGGTGATCGGCGACAATCGCAAGCTGGTGGTCTTCCCGCTCGCCGAACTGCCGGTGATGGCGCGCGGCAGCGGCGTGCAGCTGCAACGCTATCGCGATGGCGGGCTTTCCGATGCCATCGCGATGCGGCTCGAGGATGGGCTCAGCTGGCCGATGGGCGGCGGCTCGGGCCGGATCCGCACCGAGACCGATCTCACGCCGTGGCGCACCGCGCGGGGCGCGGGCGGACGCATGGCGCCCAATGGCTTCCCGCGCGACAATCGCTTCTCCGCAAGTGTCCCAAGCGCAGAAGAAAGCAAGAATTAA
- a CDS encoding GNAT family N-acetyltransferase, whose amino-acid sequence MLVRPARDARPDLGTARLRLRRPVRADASAIVRIAGTWEVARGLARVPHPYAVADAHVFLERIVPQEWLWAMTLPPDDALIGVIGLAPAPTPGAAELGYWLAPAHWGQGLATEAARAVLAHGRTGFGLSQFSAHYFEDNPASGRVLHKLGFVETGRILRPCLARGAAQPSIRMALPAPA is encoded by the coding sequence ATGCTCGTCCGGCCGGCGCGCGACGCCCGTCCCGATCTCGGCACGGCGCGGCTGCGGCTGCGGCGCCCGGTCCGCGCGGATGCCTCGGCGATCGTCCGCATCGCGGGCACATGGGAGGTCGCGCGCGGCCTGGCGCGGGTACCGCATCCCTATGCCGTGGCGGACGCGCACGTCTTTCTCGAGCGGATCGTGCCGCAGGAATGGCTCTGGGCGATGACGCTGCCGCCGGACGACGCGCTGATCGGGGTGATCGGCCTCGCCCCCGCGCCGACGCCGGGCGCGGCCGAGCTGGGCTATTGGCTCGCGCCCGCGCACTGGGGCCAGGGGCTGGCGACCGAGGCGGCGCGCGCGGTGCTCGCCCATGGCCGGACGGGGTTCGGCCTGTCGCAGTTCAGCGCGCATTATTTCGAGGATAATCCGGCCTCGGGCCGCGTCCTGCACAAGCTCGGCTTTGTCGAGACCGGCCGGATCCTGCGACCCTGCCTCGCGCGCGGCGCGGCGCAGCCGTCGATCC
- a CDS encoding GAF domain-containing protein: protein MERSGLLLPGGEGLQALVEQAAKAFGTPMAAISVIDRHRQWFKARVGLAVSETSRDVSFCAHAIHQPGEALVVPDASEDRRFAGNPLVTGAPFIRFYAGMPLVDQSGYALGALCVLDAAPRPQGINMFDLLELARRAERLIGG from the coding sequence GTGGAGCGGAGCGGTCTGCTCCTGCCTGGTGGCGAAGGTCTGCAGGCGCTTGTCGAACAAGCCGCGAAGGCGTTCGGCACGCCGATGGCGGCCATCTCCGTCATCGATCGCCACCGCCAATGGTTCAAGGCGCGCGTCGGGCTGGCCGTGTCCGAGACCAGCCGCGACGTGTCCTTCTGCGCCCATGCCATCCACCAGCCGGGCGAGGCGCTGGTCGTGCCCGATGCGAGCGAGGACCGCCGCTTCGCCGGCAATCCGCTGGTGACCGGCGCGCCCTTCATCCGCTTCTATGCCGGCATGCCGCTGGTCGACCAGTCCGGCTATGCGCTGGGCGCGCTGTGCGTGCTCGACGCGGCGCCGCGCCCGCAGGGGATCAACATGTTCGACCTGCTCGAGCTGGCCCGGCGCGCGGAACGGCTGATCGGCGGCTGA
- a CDS encoding RlmE family RNA methyltransferase, which translates to MTGRRSGPGGRQRVKTARGRTAASTRWLERQLNDPYVRRAKAEGYRSRAAYKLIELDERFGFLRGVGRVVDLGIAPGGWTQVVRKRRPDAVVAGIDLLPVDPIEGVAIFQLDFMDDSAPALLAEALGGPADLVLSDMAANTVGHQQTDHLRTMALVEAGALFAAEVLRPGGAFVAKVLAGGADHGLVAQLKRDFATVKHAKPPASRKESSEWYVVAQGFKGRAD; encoded by the coding sequence ATGACCGGGCGGCGCAGCGGGCCGGGCGGCCGGCAGCGGGTCAAGACGGCGCGCGGGCGCACGGCCGCCTCGACGCGCTGGCTGGAGCGCCAGCTCAACGATCCCTATGTGCGCCGCGCCAAGGCCGAGGGCTATCGCAGCCGCGCCGCCTACAAGCTGATCGAGCTGGACGAGCGCTTCGGCTTCCTCCGCGGCGTCGGCCGGGTGGTGGATCTCGGCATTGCGCCCGGCGGCTGGACGCAGGTGGTGCGCAAGCGCCGGCCCGACGCGGTGGTGGCGGGGATCGATCTGCTCCCCGTCGACCCGATCGAAGGCGTCGCCATCTTCCAGCTCGACTTCATGGACGATAGCGCACCCGCCCTGCTGGCCGAGGCGCTGGGCGGCCCCGCCGATCTCGTCCTGTCCGACATGGCCGCCAACACTGTCGGCCATCAGCAGACCGATCATCTGCGCACCATGGCGCTGGTGGAGGCCGGCGCGCTGTTCGCGGCCGAGGTGCTGCGCCCCGGCGGCGCCTTCGTCGCCAAGGTGCTCGCCGGCGGCGCGGATCACGGGCTGGTGGCGCAGCTCAAGCGCGATTTCGCCACGGTGAAGCACGCCAAGCCGCCCGCCAGCCGCAAGGAATCAAGCGAATGGTATGTCGTGGCGCAGGGCTTCAAGGGGCGCGCGGACTGA